The following proteins come from a genomic window of Doryrhamphus excisus isolate RoL2022-K1 chromosome 12, RoL_Dexc_1.0, whole genome shotgun sequence:
- the zgc:158482 gene encoding long-chain fatty acid transport protein 2, giving the protein MWMYLISTFIATCLLIAFSIKTLFPYLWADLLNFGDLLRILLRFLSRRRRRPFFFALDRFLEQTADHPNKVFVVYNNESYTYASTDKKSNKIANALNAHPSYTAGDTVALFMANEPAYMFTWLALAKLGSPVAMLNHNIRTKSLLHCFNCCKAKVLIAASELKEAIEDVLPSLREQGVVVLLMVQSCETPGIESFSDKVDQASEAALPHSLRSNITFKSPAVYIYTSGTTGLPKAAVVNQNRLLIALAVLASNGVSSSDVIYLNLPLYHTAGFMIGFIGSIETGSTIILKKKFSASQFWDDCRKHNVTVVQYIGEVMRYLCSTPKRENDKDHKVRLAIGNGIRAEIWREFLNRFGNIQVKEFYASTEGNVGFVNYAGKIGAIGRVNFLYRKIFPYSFIRYDTERDEPIRDANGFCIEALKGETGLLVSKITDIAPFVGYAQNEEQTEKKRLRNVFKKGDLYFNSGDLMRLDQDNFIYFQDRVGDTFRWKGENVATTEVSDILTLCDCLKEANVYGVQVPGHEGRIGMAAVTMEKDAQFDGRKIYNHVVSYLPAYARPRFIRIKDVVELTATFKQLKVKLVEESFDPGRIQDPLYILDDVHKSYMPLTPQIHTSIISGIMKL; this is encoded by the exons ATGTGGATGTACTTGATTTCAACTTTTATTGCAACTTGCCTCCTCATAGCATTCAGTATCAAAACGCTTTTTCCTTATCTTTGGGCAGATTTGTTGAATTTCGGGGATCTTTTGAGGATTCTTCTGAGGTTCCTGTCGAGGCGCAGAAGGAGACCCTTCTTCTTCGCTTTGGACCGCTTTTTGGAGCAGACCGCCGATCATCCCAACAAAGTTTTCGTGGTGTATAACAATGAGAGTTATACGTACGCGTCGACGGATAAGAAAAGCAACAAGATAGCCAACGCGCTCAATGCTCACCCCAGCTACACAGCCGGGGACACCGTGGCCTTGTTCATGGCCAACGAGCCCGCCTACATGTTTACCTGGCTGGCCTTGGCTAAGCTGGGCTCCCCCGTGGCTATGCTCAATCACAACATTCGCACCAAGTCTCTGCTGCACTGTTTCAACTGCTGCAAGGCCAAGGTGCTCATTGCAGCTTCAG AGCTGAAAGAAGCGATAGAGGATGTTTTGCCCTCTCTTAGAGAGCAGGGTGTCGTCGTGCTGCTGATGGTCCAAAGCTGTGAGACTCCTGGAATTGAGAGCTTTTCTGATAAAGTGGACCAAGCATCAGAAGCTGCCCTTCCTCACTCGCTCAGATCAAACATCACATTCAAAAGTCCTGCCGTTTATATTTATACGTCTGGGACCACAG GCCTGCCCAAAGCAGCAGTGGTCAATCAGAACCGCCTCCTAATAGCTTTGGCTGTTTTAGCTTCAAATGGTGTTTCTTCGAGTGACGTCATCTATTTGAACTTGCCTTTGTACCACACAGCAGGATTCATGATAGGCTTTATTGGCTCCATTGAGACAG GGTCTACAATAATTCTGAAGAAGAAATTTTCGGCCTCTCAATTCTGGGATGACTGCCGGAAACACAATGTGACTGTGGTGCAGTACATAGGAGAAGTGATGCGCTACCTGTGCAGCACACCAAAG AGAGAAAATGACAAGGACCATAAAGTCAGATTGGCTATTGGAAACGGAATCCGAGCAGAAATATGGCGGGAGTTTCTGAACCGCTTTGGCAACATTCAGGTCAAAGAGTTTTATGCCTCCACTGAGGGAAATGTAGGATTTGTCAACTATGCAGGAAAAATTGGAGCCATCGGGAGAGTCAACTTCCTCTACCGG AAAATATTTCCTTACAGTTTCATCAGGTACGACACAGAGAGAGATGAACCGATTCGAGATGCTAACGGTTTCTGTATTGAGGCACTCAAAG GGGAGACCGGACTGCTGGTGTCAAAGATTACCGACATTGCTCCTTTTGTCGGCTATGCCCAGAATGAAGAgcaaactgaaaagaaaagacTCCGCAACGTTTTCAAAAAGGGAGATCTTTATTTCAACAGCGGAGACCTAATGAGATTGGACCAAGacaattttatttactttcagGATCGTGTTGGTGACACATTCAG GTGGAAAGGTGAAAATGTGGCTACAACTGAAGTTTCTGACATCCTGACATTGTGTGATTGTCTCAAAGAAGCCAATGTGTATGGGGTCCAAGTGCCAG GGCATGAGGGGCGCATAGGAATGGCTGCTGTTACCATGGAGAAAGATGCACAATTTGATGGAAGGAAAATCTATAATCATGTGGTTAGCTACCTACCAGCATATGCCAGGCCACGCTTCATAAGGATAAAG GATGTGGTGGAGTTGACGGCGACGTTCAAGCAATTGAAAGTGAAGTTGGTGGAGGAGAGTTTTGATCCAGGACGCATCCAGGACCCCTTGTACATCCTTGATGATGTCCACAAGAGTTATATGCCTCTCACACCTCAAATTCACACCTCCATCATATCAGGAATAATGAAACTATAA
- the LOC131139224 gene encoding long-chain fatty acid transport protein 2-like encodes MLAYIFYTALAGLAIVPLCLYWRNPYFLKDLTYTLTAIKIGRRLKKFSTQKPFYSILDSFLDKVAIQPDKEFILFEESSYTYRQADKESNRVARVLSSLVKEGDTAAVFMGNEPLFVWLWLGLAKLGCTAALLNYNIRSKSLLHCFSCCDAKVLLAGADLREAVEEVLPSLKQQAVRVFLLSEGDDSDGIECLSDKIQQASDQPLSPQLRANVNIKSPALYIYTSGTTGLPKAAIINHERLWFATFLQSFAGVRPDDIIYVYLPLYHSAGFLMGLCGAIENGITVVLRRKFSASHFWNDCRKYNVTVIQYIGEIMRYLCNIPKRDNDRDHKVRVAVGNGLRADTWEDFLQRFGDIHICECYGATEGNIGFVNYTGKIGAIGKVHFLHKMACPYALIRYDTEKEEPVRDSKGFCIEVPRGETGLLVCKIGVTAPFTGYAKNRQQTDKKKLRDVFVKEDLYFNSGDLLKIDHEGFVFFQDRIGDTFRWKGENVATTEVSDHLLMVDCIEEANVYGVKVPGHEGRIGMAALTLKENMDFDGKAVYQHVKNYLPSYARPRFIRILDALPVTGTFKQMKVKLAEEGFNPAIVKDHLLFLEDNKGYVNMTQEMFESVAEGRIKL; translated from the exons ATGCTTGCGtacattttttataccgctttggCGGGCTTGGCCATTGTTCCCTTATGTCTTTACTGGAGAAACCCTTACTTTTTGAAAGATCTGACTTACACACTTACTGCCATTAAAATCGGAAGACGACTCAAAAAATTCTCGACGCAGAAACCATTTTACAGCATCCTGGACAGTTTTTTGGACAAAGTGGCCATACAACCCGATAAGGAGTTCATATTGTTCGAGGAGAGCAGCTACACGTACAGGCAAGCCGATAAAGAAAGCAACCGCGTAGCCAGAGTCCTATCCAGCCTGGTGAAGGAAGGCGATACGGCGGCCGTGTTTATGGGCAACGAGCCGCTCTTCGTGTGGCTCTGGCTCGGCCTCGCCAAATTGGGATGTACCGCTGCTCTGCTCAACTACAACATCAGGTCCAAATCCCTGCTGCACTGCTTCTCTTGCTGTGATGCCAAGGTGCTGTTGGCAGGGGCTG ACCTACGAGAGGCCGTGGAGGAGGTGCTCCCGAGTCTTAAGCAGCAGGCGGTCCGTGTGTTCCTCCTCAGCGAGGGAGATGATTCAGACGGTATCGAATGTCTCTCTGACAAGATTCAACAGGCCTCCGACCAACCTCTGTCACCTCAGCTGAGGgcaaatgttaacataaaaaGCCCTGCACTGTACATCTATACATCAGGAACCACAG GGCTTCCCAAGGCAGCTATCATTAACCACGAGAGGTTGTGGTTTGCAACCTTTCTTCAGTCATTTGCTGGTGTTCGCCCGGATGATATCATCTACGTGTACCTGCCTCTTTACCACAGCGCTGGCTTCCTCATGGGGCTGTGTGGAGCCATAGAAAATG GCATCACTGTTGTTTTAAGACGTAAATTTTCTGCATCACACTTCTGGAATGACTGCAGGAAGTACAATGTTACAGTTATTCAGTATATAGGCGAGATTATGCGATACCTCTGCAACATACCAAAG AGAGACAATGACCGAGATCATAAAGTCAGGGTGGCAGTGGGAAACGGGCTAAGGGCAGATACTTGGGAAGATTTTCTTCAACGCTTTGGGGATATTCACATCTGTGAGTGTTATGGTGCTACGGAAGGAAATATTGGCTTTGTCAACTACACTGGGAAGATTGGAGCCATTGGAAAAGTGCATTTCCTTCACAAA ATGGCTTGTCCCTATGCTCTCATAAGGTATGATACAGAGAAAGAGGAGCCAGTCAGAGACTCCAAAGGATTTTGTATTGAAGTGCCGAGAG GAGAGACTGGTCTGTTGGTGTGTAAGATTGGAGTGACAGCCCCCTTCACTGGCTATGCCAAGAACCGTCAACAGACTGATAAGAAGAAGCTGAGAGATGTATTTGTGAAGGAAGACCTCTACTTTAACAGCGGTGATCTCCTCAAAATCGACCATGAGGGCTTTGTCTTCTTTCAAGACCGCATCGGGGACACTTTCAG ATGGAAAGGAGAAAATGTGGCAACCACAGAGGTGTCCGATCATTTGCTGATGGTGGACTGCATTGAGGAGGCTAACGTCTACGGTGTGAAGGTGCCAG GACACGAGGGAAGAATTGGAATGGCAGCATTGACACTGAAGGAAAACATGGACTTTGATGGCAAAGCTGTGTATCAGCATGTGAAAAACTACCTTCCCAGCTACGCAAGACCACGCTTTATTCGCATCCTG GATGCACTGCCGGTGACTGGTACATTCAAGCAGATGAAGGTGAAGCTAGCTGAGGAGGGCTTCAATCCCGCCATCGTTAAAGATCATTTGCTTTTCCTCGAGGACAATAAGGGCTACGTCAACATGACTCAGGAGATGTTTGAATCCGTAGCAGAGGGAAGAATCAAACTGTGA
- the hdc gene encoding histidine decarboxylase isoform X1 gives MQAEEYNRRGKELVDYITKYLSSIRERRVIPDVKPGYMRALLPDCAPTEPEDWESIFDDIEKVIMPGVVHWQSPYMHAYYPSLTSWPSMLGDMLADAINCVGFTWASSPACTELEMNVMDWLCKALGLPHFFLHHHSESRGGGILQSTVSESTLVALLAARKDKILHLRADLDQDMDDSVLNSTLVAYASDQAHSSVEKAGQISLVKIRFLPTDEHLSLRGQTLKQAIQEDRRRGLVPFLLCATLGTTGVCAFDMLSELGPVCAEEGLWLHVDAAYAGSAYFCPELRWSLKGIEFAHSFVFNPSKWMMVHFDCTAFWVKDKLKLQQTFSVDPVYLRHENSQAATDFMHWQIPLSRRFRSLKLWFVMRSFGLKNLQAHIRHGIEMAKLLESLIRSDPHFDIPAKRYLGLVVFCLKGGNALTQELLRRLTRSGAMYLIPADIHTKRILRFTVTSQFTTAEDIRRDWSIISKIASNLLAETRAPDSVKLGDEVKGDEENRDDRPEEAEETAPRMDKAQVELWIDKAWNRSRRPMRSLSCNSEPLPYNYHGLKSGYAFDKKLSPQDEADILPTSVSAGDSATVKMAEMSTNIVGKQAMKKLTKFHSLPSFCNQWAQGSRHQLCCSLKVSQAPKHFTSTCRRINCIPSPPKSNTSASPPPIDTTPVPKLL, from the exons ATGCAGGCTGAGGAATACAACCGCAGAG GTAAGGAGTTGGTGGACTACATTACAAAGTACCTGAGCTCCATACGGGAGAGAAGAGTGATTCCAGATGTAAAACCAGGTTACATGAGAGCGCTTCTCCCAGACTGTGCACCTACAGAACCTGAAGACTGGGAGAGTATCTTTGATGACATTGAGAAAGTCATCATGCCGGGA GTGGTTCACTGGCAGAGTCCTTACATGCACGCTTACTACCCTAGTCTTACATCATGGCCATCAATGCTGGGGGACATGTTGGCTGATGCCATTAACTGCGTCGGCTTCACATGG GCGTCCAGTCCTGCATGCACAGAGTTGGAAATGAACGTGATGGACTGGCTTTGTAAAGCCTTAGGGCTTCCTCACTTCTTCCTCCATCACCACTCCGAGAGCAGAGGAGGAGGTATATTACAG AGCACAGTCAGTGAAAGCACACTGGTGGCTCTTCTGGCAGCCAGGAAAGACAAAATTCTGCATCTGCGGGCTGATCTGGACCAGGACATGGATGACTCTGTCCTCAATTCAACACTAGTGGCTTACGCTTCTGATCAG GCCCACTCCTCAGTGGAAAAGGCGGGTCAAATCTCTTTGGTGAAAATACGATTTCTTCCCACGGATGAGCATCTCTCCCTGAGAGGACAGACGTTGAAACAAGCAATACAAGAAGACAGAAGGAGAGGACTCGTCCCTTTTCTG CTGTGTGCCACTTTAGGAACGACAGGAGTTTGTGCCTTTGACATGCTCTCTGAACTGGGACCAGTGT GTGCAGAGGAGGGACTGTGGCTCCATGTGGATGCTGCGTATGCTGGCTCCGCCTATTTCTGTCCAGAACTGCGCTGGTCCCTCAAAGGCATCGAATTTGCACACTCGTTTGTCTTCAACCCATCGAAATGGATGATGGTTCATTTTGATTGCACAGCTTTTTG GGTAAAAGACAAACTGAAACTTCAACAAACATTCAGTGTGGACCCGGTTTATCTCAGACATGAGAACTCACAGGCAGCCACAGACTTCATG caCTGGCAAATTCCCCTCAGTCGCCGTTTCCGCTCCCTCAAGCTTTGGTTTGTCATGCGCTCGTTTGGACTGAAAAACCTTCAGGCACATATTAGACAC GGTATTGAGATGGCAAAGCTCCTGGAGTCTCTGATAAGAAGTGACCCACATTTTGATATTCCTGCAAAGAGATACCTTGGCCTGGTTGTCTTCTGTCTCAAA GGCGGTAATGCTTTAACCCAGGAACTGCTGAGAAGACTGACACGGTCCGGTGCCATGTACCTCATTCCTGCAGACATTCACACTAAACGCATCCTTCGATTTACTGTGACCTCACAGTTCACCACGGCAGAAGACATCCGCAGGGACTGGAGCATTATCTCCAAAATAGCTTCCAATCTCCTAGCTGAGACACGTGCCCCTGATAGTGTAAAGTTAGGAGATGAGGTAAAGGGAGATGAAGAGAACCGAGATGATAGACCTGAGGAGGCTGAGGAGACAGCCCCCAGGATGGACAAAGCCCAAGTGGAGCTTTGGATTGACAAGGCATGGAATAGATCTCGGAGGCCAATGCGCTCCCTGAGCTGCAACAGTGAGCCTTTGCCATACAATTATCATGGTCTCAAATCTGGCTATGCCTTTGATAAAAAGCTAAGCCCTCAAGATGAAGCCGACATCCTCCCAACATCAGTATCAGCAGGAGACAGTGCCACGGTAAAGATGGCAGAGATGTCTACAAATATTGTGGGAAAGCAAGCCATGAAAAAGCTCACCAAGTTCCACAGTCTTCCAAGTTTCTGCAATCAGTGGGCACAGGGTAGTCGCCACCagttgtgctgctctctgaaagtGTCTCAGGCTCCAAAACACTTCACCTCCACTTGCAGGAGAATAAACTGTATCCCTTCTCCCCCTAAAAGCAACACATCTGCCTCCCCTCCACCAATAGACACTACTCCTGTGCCCAAACTCCTTTAA
- the hdc gene encoding histidine decarboxylase isoform X2: MRALLPDCAPTEPEDWESIFDDIEKVIMPGVVHWQSPYMHAYYPSLTSWPSMLGDMLADAINCVGFTWASSPACTELEMNVMDWLCKALGLPHFFLHHHSESRGGGILQSTVSESTLVALLAARKDKILHLRADLDQDMDDSVLNSTLVAYASDQAHSSVEKAGQISLVKIRFLPTDEHLSLRGQTLKQAIQEDRRRGLVPFLLCATLGTTGVCAFDMLSELGPVCAEEGLWLHVDAAYAGSAYFCPELRWSLKGIEFAHSFVFNPSKWMMVHFDCTAFWVKDKLKLQQTFSVDPVYLRHENSQAATDFMHWQIPLSRRFRSLKLWFVMRSFGLKNLQAHIRHGIEMAKLLESLIRSDPHFDIPAKRYLGLVVFCLKGGNALTQELLRRLTRSGAMYLIPADIHTKRILRFTVTSQFTTAEDIRRDWSIISKIASNLLAETRAPDSVKLGDEVKGDEENRDDRPEEAEETAPRMDKAQVELWIDKAWNRSRRPMRSLSCNSEPLPYNYHGLKSGYAFDKKLSPQDEADILPTSVSAGDSATVKMAEMSTNIVGKQAMKKLTKFHSLPSFCNQWAQGSRHQLCCSLKVSQAPKHFTSTCRRINCIPSPPKSNTSASPPPIDTTPVPKLL, from the exons ATGAGAGCGCTTCTCCCAGACTGTGCACCTACAGAACCTGAAGACTGGGAGAGTATCTTTGATGACATTGAGAAAGTCATCATGCCGGGA GTGGTTCACTGGCAGAGTCCTTACATGCACGCTTACTACCCTAGTCTTACATCATGGCCATCAATGCTGGGGGACATGTTGGCTGATGCCATTAACTGCGTCGGCTTCACATGG GCGTCCAGTCCTGCATGCACAGAGTTGGAAATGAACGTGATGGACTGGCTTTGTAAAGCCTTAGGGCTTCCTCACTTCTTCCTCCATCACCACTCCGAGAGCAGAGGAGGAGGTATATTACAG AGCACAGTCAGTGAAAGCACACTGGTGGCTCTTCTGGCAGCCAGGAAAGACAAAATTCTGCATCTGCGGGCTGATCTGGACCAGGACATGGATGACTCTGTCCTCAATTCAACACTAGTGGCTTACGCTTCTGATCAG GCCCACTCCTCAGTGGAAAAGGCGGGTCAAATCTCTTTGGTGAAAATACGATTTCTTCCCACGGATGAGCATCTCTCCCTGAGAGGACAGACGTTGAAACAAGCAATACAAGAAGACAGAAGGAGAGGACTCGTCCCTTTTCTG CTGTGTGCCACTTTAGGAACGACAGGAGTTTGTGCCTTTGACATGCTCTCTGAACTGGGACCAGTGT GTGCAGAGGAGGGACTGTGGCTCCATGTGGATGCTGCGTATGCTGGCTCCGCCTATTTCTGTCCAGAACTGCGCTGGTCCCTCAAAGGCATCGAATTTGCACACTCGTTTGTCTTCAACCCATCGAAATGGATGATGGTTCATTTTGATTGCACAGCTTTTTG GGTAAAAGACAAACTGAAACTTCAACAAACATTCAGTGTGGACCCGGTTTATCTCAGACATGAGAACTCACAGGCAGCCACAGACTTCATG caCTGGCAAATTCCCCTCAGTCGCCGTTTCCGCTCCCTCAAGCTTTGGTTTGTCATGCGCTCGTTTGGACTGAAAAACCTTCAGGCACATATTAGACAC GGTATTGAGATGGCAAAGCTCCTGGAGTCTCTGATAAGAAGTGACCCACATTTTGATATTCCTGCAAAGAGATACCTTGGCCTGGTTGTCTTCTGTCTCAAA GGCGGTAATGCTTTAACCCAGGAACTGCTGAGAAGACTGACACGGTCCGGTGCCATGTACCTCATTCCTGCAGACATTCACACTAAACGCATCCTTCGATTTACTGTGACCTCACAGTTCACCACGGCAGAAGACATCCGCAGGGACTGGAGCATTATCTCCAAAATAGCTTCCAATCTCCTAGCTGAGACACGTGCCCCTGATAGTGTAAAGTTAGGAGATGAGGTAAAGGGAGATGAAGAGAACCGAGATGATAGACCTGAGGAGGCTGAGGAGACAGCCCCCAGGATGGACAAAGCCCAAGTGGAGCTTTGGATTGACAAGGCATGGAATAGATCTCGGAGGCCAATGCGCTCCCTGAGCTGCAACAGTGAGCCTTTGCCATACAATTATCATGGTCTCAAATCTGGCTATGCCTTTGATAAAAAGCTAAGCCCTCAAGATGAAGCCGACATCCTCCCAACATCAGTATCAGCAGGAGACAGTGCCACGGTAAAGATGGCAGAGATGTCTACAAATATTGTGGGAAAGCAAGCCATGAAAAAGCTCACCAAGTTCCACAGTCTTCCAAGTTTCTGCAATCAGTGGGCACAGGGTAGTCGCCACCagttgtgctgctctctgaaagtGTCTCAGGCTCCAAAACACTTCACCTCCACTTGCAGGAGAATAAACTGTATCCCTTCTCCCCCTAAAAGCAACACATCTGCCTCCCCTCCACCAATAGACACTACTCCTGTGCCCAAACTCCTTTAA